The DNA region AGTGCTATTTGAAATTCACCCCAACATCCCACATTAATAGATCAATGTAACTTTACAGGTGTACTCCCATCTTTATAGTGTAACAAGGGTTTCCTGAGCAAGTCTTGATCATCATGGAAGCTGCCTTCTTCATCTCGAAACCTAGAGGTATACATACCTCTTCATTTGAAAACTAGAAGCCTCCTTTATTGATCTCAAAGTTGGAAGAATTTAGttcacaaatttttctttagtttccaaAGCCCAACACAATTTTAAATTACAACTACAAAGGAGGTTCATCTAGCCATGTGGTTTGTTTGTTGCTTCTCTCtattacttatatttttttcagatATCATCTACAACTCACAGACTTGTATTAACACAACTAGatcataaacatataaaaaaaagcaCAATCAACATCGATTAGACTTACCCTAAATTTCGCGCTTAACCATCGAGCACATAACTTCATTCAAGTAGTTGGTGTCACCAACTCTGGCACATTCGCAAAAGCTTCTTCATTCATCTCGTAACTCTTGTATATTTTGTGAAGGTCACAATGAATATGATTGAACCTCTTCCTAAGTGACTTCGTTACTGTATCGTGTTGATTCTTCTTTGTCTAGTCAAGGACGAAGTTGGCCTAGAGACAAACAACAAACACATTAATTATCTGGTAACACAAATAATAACTCAAAATACATTGGGACATGTGCTAGTATGAGTTTGTGTTATATTAGCCGAATTCGAGCAATCAACTCTTCCTTCTCATTATCTTGTAAACCATGCCAGCTTGGGTGACTCAGGTCGATATGGTGCTTCACCAACCATGTAAGCCTACTTGTAAATATTGTACAGTTTTCACAACATGGTGATGTCTCACCATCCTTCATGGTCAGCGCGGCCCATACTTTCGAATCTTGCCAAATTCGAGGTTCTTTGTGGCTCCTCTTCCACGTTTTTGGGTAGGTGGTGCTAATCCCTTTTCAACTCGAggttctttctttccttcttaaCAAAAGTTGTTTGTTCATTTCTACTctacatatttaatttttggCCCTGAGTGAAACCATGTCTAGCCCGATAACAGAAAAGGGATTGAAATATCGATAGCATCACACTACAAATCTGCATGGCCTAATTTGGGGTACAAATTAGGGTAGACATACCTAAACTGAGAAGTTAATTAAATAAGTGTGGGGCCTTGATTTGGAAAACAACAGCAAAGCCAAAAATAGACAGTACTGAGAGAAACAAACCAACCAACGTGCTTTGACAATTTCAGGAGGCCATACGATTTCAGGGTTTATgcattgtatatattatatgcattaCAATCAGGAGGCTATACAATTTCAAAAACTTGAAGTGCTTTGACGGCATTTTTTGCCATTTCAAGAGTAACAAACCAATGTAGCCTTAAGTACCAAGAGAGAAACATCAATCAAGACAAGCTCGGAGAGTAAGAGAAACATGAGAGAGACTCACCGACGTCGAGAGGGCACAGCAGCTGAACTGACTGCATATGCGATAGGCACACAGCAAACAGACGATGGAGAGAACTGAGTCTCACTATCGAAAAAGAATTAGCGGAAAAAACGCAAGTATGTCAATTTGGgtcactcccccccccccccccccccccacaaaaaaaaaaattaaccaattaaaataaattttgcaaCGGTATATAGCTCGCCGTAATAGATCTATATAACCAATAATCATCCGGTGAAACCTTTTGCGACGATAAattatcatcaaaataatatGATACCACAACGATTTTAATTACGTGCCACAATTTAGCAATTTGCTGCCACAATAAACTACTTATTGCGGCAATACTTGTCGCCTTGACATAAAACACCGCAAATAATATTTGTTCCAGCAGTTTTTGACAATCGACAAAAGCTTATCAGCTAAATAATGAAAAGGGTCTATTTCCAACAAAATTTTACTCGCCGCAAATACTGACTTATAGTGAAATAAGGAAACAATCAAGTACATGTTTTAGGAGAAAAATCAGCTAACTAACtggattattttaaattaatggatGTTGTTAATAATCGGTGCACATGCTTCTGGATTTTCTGCTGAAGATGCTGACAAAGATTCTGATAGTCTAACAGGTATTGGGCTTGAGTTAAAGCAAAAGGGCATAGAAAGACCATCAGGTAATTTTGTGGGCTTGGATGAATATCCAAAGCCCAAAGACCCACTAGGCAACTGCTGAAGCCTGAAGGCCGTTATACAGAATTTGAATTGTAGCATTGGTAACCGAAGCAAATTCCCCCACCTTTATCGCATCGGAGAGTAATAAGGCAAAGTGAAtcatattagaatttgaaactAGATCTAATAATTGGCTGAGCTCACTTGAAAGTAACCAAATGCAAAGAAGATGCAAAGAAGATACTTAAAGGAAGGCCGGATTGGTCTACACGATTTGTGTACAGAGATGCTAACAAAGTAGCACATATACTTGCAAAACTAGCTTTGTCTAATATAGAAGAAAGAGTGTGGATAGAGGAGGGTCCTAGGCAAATTACAAATACTGTACTTAGTGAGAAATATTGTATTGATTAAACTTTGTTTCCAGTTAATTCAATAAAGATTCATTGTtatactcaaaaaaaaaaaaaaaaaaatgcaatggaGACATGgtcgtaaaaataaaaaatccaatggACATTGTACGTacaaataaaagcatgcaaTTATATATGCAAAAGAGCGTCGCACACATtatgacctctctctctctctctctctctctctctctaaatataTACATTCCCTCCTCTAAATCCTCTCTTCCACAACACGCGTTCAAACTTCCCGTGGTTTGCCATTTTCACCGGCATGCACCATTATACCACAAACCTCCCATCACCGCCATTTCCCACCCCTACCAATTTACCATACTTTCTCTCTGACTGCCTAATTATCTATGGCATTGCCTttcctcttccttctcttcctttttccttctctgaTCAGCCTCCTTCCCTTCGCAGAATCGCAGCTCACCGTCAATTACTACGATAAGTCATGCCCCAAGTTCCCACAGATCATCCAACAAGTCATCAACGACAAGCAGCTCAGCGCCCCTAGCACCGCCGGCGCCACTGTCCGCCTTTTCTTTCACGACTGCATGGTCGAAGGCTGCGACGCCTCTCTCCTCATCTCCTCCAACACCTTCAACAAGGCCGAGCGCGATGCGGACGTCAACCTCTCCCTCGCCGGCGACGGTTTCGACCTCATCACCCGAGCCAAGACCGCCCTCGAGCTCGAATGCCCTGGCATAGTCTCCTGCGCCGACATTCTCGCCACCGCCACGCGTGACCTGATCGTCATGGTTGGCGGGCCCGACTACCCCGTCCTCCTCGGCCGAAAAGACGGCTTTGTATCGAAAGCCGAGCACGTCGAACGCAACATCGCCAAACCCACGATGCCATTGTCTCAGATTCTCTCCACTTACGCTTCCAAGAAATTTTCTGTCCAAGAAACGGTGGCATTATCCGGAGCACACACCATTGGGTTCAGTCACTGTAATCAATTCAGCCACAGAATCTTCAACTTCAGCAAGACCTCGGAGTACGACCCCGCATACAACCCCAAGTTCGCGGAGGGATTGAGGAGTCTTTGCGCGAACTACACCATAGACCCAACCATGGCAGCCTTTAACGACGTGATGACGCCGAACAAGTTCGATAACATGTACTACGTAAATCTGCAGAGAGGGTTGGCGTTGCTGGACGTCGACCAGACGCTTGCGGTGGACAAAAGTACGAAGCCGTTTGTGGACATGTACGCGGCAAATCAGACCAAGTTCTTTCAAGATTTCGCCCAGGCAATGGGAAAAATGAGTTTCCTTGATGTGAAGACGGGAAGTCTTGGAGAGGTGCGGCATAAATGCGATGCTTTCAACTCTCTTAAAGCTTGAAATCCTCTTTTTTTGtttcgtttttgtttttggttttaaattAATGGTGATAGAAGCTTATATAATTAGGAATAGGATCCTCTCCATTTTAAAGTGGGTAAAACAATGAGTATTTTGGTCACTGCACATCATGTTGACAAGTGAAATGACCAAAATACCCCATATTTACACCAAATGGATATGATCCATTTCCCTTAAAATGAAGAAGATCCTTAGCTAAATAATTAGGAGCGTATTAGAGGTGTTAATCTTATTAACAAAAGATGCAACGTTATGTTTTAGTGAAACTAAGGCATGCAATGACCATCATAAGGTTGTTGGCTTGggcttttgttttgattttgggtAATGCATAGATATTTAGATAAGGCAGCTTTGTTTAGAGCTCCAAACTTCTGGATTTTTTGTACGCATTATGCCACAGAGCACAGATATGAATAGATGATTACTTATACTACTGTAGTTCTTGTGATCGGAAATAACAGGAGACTAAGTAAAGGAATAATTGCCTATACCATGCACCTTGACCACCCATACatctaaattaataaataactgTGCAAGAGGCTTATATATGCCTTTGATTCCAAtgcaattataatttatagatgCACAAGGGAATGGCCGAGGCAAAGcgcaataaaatgaaatgaataagtACCAAAACCAAACAGCTCGTGACCATAGTAAACTACAGTAAATTAACCACAGGTTCGGGAAATACAAATGAAATCCAATTGCTTGCTACAAACTACCTGTGACTTAGCAGCAGGAAATCTcgtctcatatttttttttccatttctttaatcccaaaatacaccCGATGCAACAAGTCGATGGAATGAACTTCGTGAATAAATTAGGCGATTTACAGGAATGACGACCAAGGATACTGAGGAAAACAACAAGACTAGCCAAGGAAATGAAAAGGAGATGGTTGGGGAGGGTGGGTGTTCCACCATTAACGAGTTAGTCACCCCTGACATGCTGGAGTAATGGAACATTCCAGCATAAACACCGGGAAGATTGCTGCAATCGCTTGGCCTAGTACTTTTCTTGCAGAGATGCCAAACCGTCACAACAAAAATTTGAGTGCAGACTATCTTTGCTTCACTGAAAAATTCATAGTATTTTAAAGCTTCGGTGAAAAAAGTCAAAATGGTAACACTTTATGTCAAGAAATTAAGAAAGGTTATGTTACAAATCTTACCCTCTTCAGCACTAGCAGGGCTTTCTTCTGTCAACCTTCAAGTGGATATTGtaccatttctttttcttaggaTGACCCCTTATCGTAGATCTCTTCTCTCTGACCTCACCATCTTCTCTGGCCTCCATGAAGGAACCTTTGTTCTTTCTCTTACTGGTAATCAGCTTCATTGGAGCATTAGTGTATGATGCGTGTATTTCATTCCTTTGCTTGAGAAGGTCATCAATCTGCACAACCAGCACACATTAACAAACGCAAGCAAAAAAAATTCAGCGATTATTAGAATTTATCAATGCATTTCAATTGAAATGTCATTTTTTAAATGAGCTTATGCGTAATAAACTCACAGCTTGCATTTCTTGTGCATATCTACTAGTCATCTCCGTAAATTGTGCCATAACCTGTCAACACTTCAcgtaaaaaattaacaaaaagaaaagtaactATAAAGCCATATGTAATGATTATTTAAGTCTCGACCTCTCGGTATTCAGtttcaaattttgatatttcAGCTCTTTTTGTTAGAATTTGAGATTCTACAGCTCTCAGATACTCCTTCTCTTCTTTACAAGGTGCCGCACAAAGAGCCTCTATTGTGTAGCTTGCACTTCTAAAAAAGTTGTCACCTGGAATAAATACAACAAAAGAGGAAAGTGGTCATCAGGTTCAGCCAAGGACCTGTCTAGTCAAATAACCTTCTTTTTTATGATGAGAAATCTGAGAGTTGTGCAAATTCAACAGGTCTGGTTATTCCCTTGTCCACATCACACGGACTACGTAAATCATTGGCTTTTCATCAATGGGACATGGCCCCAAGAAATT from Carya illinoinensis cultivar Pawnee chromosome 6, C.illinoinensisPawnee_v1, whole genome shotgun sequence includes:
- the LOC122313772 gene encoding peroxidase 31-like, with the translated sequence MALPFLFLLFLFPSLISLLPFAESQLTVNYYDKSCPKFPQIIQQVINDKQLSAPSTAGATVRLFFHDCMVEGCDASLLISSNTFNKAERDADVNLSLAGDGFDLITRAKTALELECPGIVSCADILATATRDLIVMVGGPDYPVLLGRKDGFVSKAEHVERNIAKPTMPLSQILSTYASKKFSVQETVALSGAHTIGFSHCNQFSHRIFNFSKTSEYDPAYNPKFAEGLRSLCANYTIDPTMAAFNDVMTPNKFDNMYYVNLQRGLALLDVDQTLAVDKSTKPFVDMYAANQTKFFQDFAQAMGKMSFLDVKTGSLGEVRHKCDAFNSLKA